GGGGCCGGAGGACGGCATGCCGATCCTCTTCCTGCACGGCAGCGGCCAGACGCGGCAGAGCTGGGGCAAGGCGCTGCACGAAGCGGCGAAGCGCGGCTATCGCGCGATCTCGCTCGACATGCGCGGTCATGGCGACAGCGGCTGGGCGCCCGACGGCGCCTATTCGCTCGACGCATTCGCGGACGATTTGATCGAAGTGCTCAGGCAATTGCCGCAGCCGGCCGTGGTGGTCGGCGCGTCGCTGGGCGGGCTTACCGGCATGCTGATCGCGGGCGAACATGCCGAGCGGCTGCGCGCGCTGATCCTGGTCGACATCACCGCCAAGGTGGAGATGGAAGGCGCGCGCGAAGTGGTCGATTTCATGGGCTCCGCCGAGGACGGCTTCGCCTCGCTCGAGGAAGCCGCCGACGCGGTCGCCGCCTATCTGCCGCACCGGCCGCGCCCCAAGGATACCAGCGGCCTCGCGCGCAACCTGCGGCAGCGGGGCGGACGCTGGTACTGGCATTGGGACCCGGCGTTCATGAACATGAACAGGATTCCCACCGAGGAAGGCCCGCCGCCGCACGACCTGCCCGCCGCCGCGCGGCAGATCACCGTGCCCACCCTGCTCGTCCGCGGCGGGCGCAGCCGCATCGTCAGCGACGAAGGCGCGAAGGAGTTTCTCGAGCTCGTCCCGCACGCCGAATATGCCGACATCGCCGGCGCACATCACATGGTGGCAGGCGACGCCAACGATGCATTCAACGACGCCGTGTTCGGATTTGTGGACAAGCTGGCGGGGGAATAGCGAGCGCCCCCAGGCCAACACCCGGCTCGTCATGCTGAACTCGTTTCAGCATCCACCGTGCCACAAGCGATGTCCGTGCAAGTGGATGCGTGGACCCTGAAACAAGCTCAGGGTGACGATGTCTTTGATTGGTGAGCGCGCGCGCCTCAGACCCGCCCGGTAACCGGCACCAGCGCCCCGGTCATGTCGCTCGCACCCTCGGACAGCAGGAACGCGATCACCTGCGCCAGCTTTTCCGGCGATACCCAGTCGCCGAAATCGGCGTCGGGCATATCGGCGCGGTTGGTTGGCGTGTCGATGATGCTCGGCAGCACCGCGTTGACGCGCACCCCTTCGCCCTTCAGCTCCTCGGCGAGCGCTTCGGTGAGGCGCATCACGCCGGACTTGGACGCCCCATAGGCGCCCATTCCCATCCCCGCCTTCACTGCACCTGCGGCACCGATATTGACGATCGCGCCCTGCGCCTGGCGCAGCATCGGCAGCAACGCGCGGGTCGTCACGACAGCGGTCTTGACGTTCATCGTGTACATCCGGTCCCAGCTTGCCAGCGCGCCGTCGGCCAGTGTTTCCCAGACGAAGCCACCCGCGATGTTGACCAGCGCGTCGAGCGCGCCGACTTCGCCGCGGATGCGATCGGCGGCGGCGGTCATCGCGGCTTCGTCGGTCAGGTCGACACCGCCCAGCGCGAGCGCGACGCCCTCACCCGGCACGTCGGCCAGATCGATGCCGACGACGTTCCAGCCCGCCTCGGCGAGCACGGCGATGGTCTTGCTGCCCAGCGCGCCCGCGGCTCCGGTTACGGCGACGGTCTTGGTCATGCGGATCTCTCCTGAAATGGGTTAGTTCGGATAGACAGTGATCGGATCGATATGCGGATCGGGCGTATCCGCCCTCCAGCGGACCGAACCGAACGGCCGTTCGAGCCGGCGCCGGACGCGCGAAGGCTCGGTGATATAGGCATTGACCGCTTCCTGCAGCGCGCGATCCGCCTCGGTAAAGCGCTCACGCAGGCGGAGATAATCCGCCCAGGTGGGACAGTGATAGCGCTCGGTCCATTGCTCCGGGTCGGCAATGTCGCGCGCGATCGACCAGTCGAACGCGCCGTTGCGTTTGCGCGCGCGCATCAGGTCGCGCATCGCATTGTAGAAATTGCGCGCTTCGGCCGGATCGACGCGATAGTCGATCTCGACCACCACCGGCCCCGAACGCGGGGTGAGCGCCAGCGCGACTTCGGGTTCATGGGCAAGCTCGATCGTCTCGAGCTCGTCATTGCCGACGCGCGGAACCGGCAGGATGAAGCCGATCGCGACCGAGGCGATCGTCAGCACGCCCGACACGACCATCGCCTCGCCGACGCCGAGTTGATTCGCCACCGCGCCCCAGATCGCCGCGCCGAACGCGATGCCGCCGGTCAGCGCCGACTGGAACCAGGAAAGCGCGCGCGCCGTCACCCAGCGCGGCGCCGAAAGCTGCACGCCGACATTGAGCAGCGAAATGAGCAGCATCCACGCCGCCCCCGACACACCCATTGCAAGACAGGTGATGATCATCGAGTGGCTGAGCCCCATCACGATCACGGCAATGCCGCTGACGATCGCGCAGAGCGCTACGGCGGTTTCCGCCTTGAGCTTTTCACGGACGTTGCTGGTGGTCAGTGCGCCCGCCACCGCGCCGACGCCATAGACGCCGAGCAGCACGCCGTAGGTGCCTGCGGTGCCGTTCAGCATCTCGCGCGCGATGATCGGCGTCAGCGCCGC
This genomic interval from Sphingosinithalassobacter tenebrarum contains the following:
- a CDS encoding alpha/beta fold hydrolase; amino-acid sequence: MESDTSAGNGVELLRFRGTDVELVADATGPEDGMPILFLHGSGQTRQSWGKALHEAAKRGYRAISLDMRGHGDSGWAPDGAYSLDAFADDLIEVLRQLPQPAVVVGASLGGLTGMLIAGEHAERLRALILVDITAKVEMEGAREVVDFMGSAEDGFASLEEAADAVAAYLPHRPRPKDTSGLARNLRQRGGRWYWHWDPAFMNMNRIPTEEGPPPHDLPAAARQITVPTLLVRGGRSRIVSDEGAKEFLELVPHAEYADIAGAHHMVAGDANDAFNDAVFGFVDKLAGE
- a CDS encoding SDR family NAD(P)-dependent oxidoreductase; this encodes MTKTVAVTGAAGALGSKTIAVLAEAGWNVVGIDLADVPGEGVALALGGVDLTDEAAMTAAADRIRGEVGALDALVNIAGGFVWETLADGALASWDRMYTMNVKTAVVTTRALLPMLRQAQGAIVNIGAAGAVKAGMGMGAYGASKSGVMRLTEALAEELKGEGVRVNAVLPSIIDTPTNRADMPDADFGDWVSPEKLAQVIAFLLSEGASDMTGALVPVTGRV
- a CDS encoding MFS transporter — encoded protein: MSTDAADAVEAKPDIGAFAPLRQPVFRRIWSSSLLSNFGQLILGVGAAWEMARLTNDSADMVALVQTALMLPLMLVAVPAGAIADMFDRRKVAMAGLAFAVASAGTLTLLAYSGAISPWMLLGFCALIGAGVALYAPAWQASIREQVTPDQLPAAVALGSISYNVARSFGPAIGGVIVMVLGAKAAFGVNAVCYIPLLFSFFLWRRPQVPSRLPPERMDRAIVAGARYAIHSPPIRTVLIRALIFGLVGASVAALTPIIAREMLNGTAGTYGVLLGVYGVGAVAGALTTSNVREKLKAETAVALCAIVSGIAVIVMGLSHSMIITCLAMGVSGAAWMLLISLLNVGVQLSAPRWVTARALSWFQSALTGGIAFGAAIWGAVANQLGVGEAMVVSGVLTIASVAIGFILPVPRVGNDELETIELAHEPEVALALTPRSGPVVVEIDYRVDPAEARNFYNAMRDLMRARKRNGAFDWSIARDIADPEQWTERYHCPTWADYLRLRERFTEADRALQEAVNAYITEPSRVRRRLERPFGSVRWRADTPDPHIDPITVYPN